In Myxocyprinus asiaticus isolate MX2 ecotype Aquarium Trade chromosome 8, UBuf_Myxa_2, whole genome shotgun sequence, a single genomic region encodes these proteins:
- the LOC127444946 gene encoding uncharacterized protein LOC127444946, translated as MDSGMPSPPEHLQSHSGNHLSPTISSENSANPKDVHTLIHRVKVVEDLVAVFMDSSIIHSTVTMEFVNENAVDDAGVSREVYTAFWDQFLEQCEGEDERVPRPRPDFSEAEWEAVGRIWVKGILDLGVLPVRLSSVFILACMHGIDSVNVDVLMSSFQNYLSSTERSAVAKALQGTLEECDEEDLLDLFTRMGSHCIPPKNTIEAAIQTMSHKAILQEPRYIIDCFSNTMQFALMKIPDKENLVSLYDTKKANGKKVAQLLQKSQVIRSQKERMVFNHLPRYVRNAEQSKAEKCLCSCTGSSVICVDQIKVSFNAESGLSRRPVAHTCGATLDLPYTYSSYPDLRTDFDNILSSDYIEMDIL; from the coding sequence ATGGATAGCGGAATGCCTTCACCACCAGAACATTTGCAATCACATTCAGGAAACCACCTGTCTCCTACAATTTCATCTGAAAATTCTGCAAATCCAAAAGATGTGCACACTTTAATACACAGGGTAAAGGTTGTAGAAGATCTTGTGGCTGTGTTCATGGATAGCAGCATAATTCATTCTACAGTGACAATGGAATTTGTAAACGAGAATGCTGTAGATGATGCTGGAGTGTCCAGAGAAGTTTACACTGCATTCTGGGATCAGTTCCTTGAACAGTGCGAAGGGGAAGATGAGCGGGTTCCTAGACCAAGACCAGACTTTTCTGAAGCTGAATGGGAAGCAGTAGGAAGGATCTGGGTAAAAGGAATACTTGATCTCGGTGTGCTGCCAGTGAGGCTTTCCAGTGTATTCATTTTAGCGTGCATGCATGGAATTGACTCGGTCAATGTTGATGTCCTGATGTCATCCTTCCAAAACTATCTCTCTTCAACTGAACGATCTGCCGTTGCAAAGGCTCTTCAAGGCACACTGGAGGAATGTGATGAAGAGGACTTGCTTGACCTCTTTACAAGAATGGGCTCTCATTGTATCCCTCCAAAAAACACCATAGAGGCTGCCATACAAACAATGTCTCATAAAGCCATTCTTCAAGAGCCCAGGTATATAATAGATTGCTTCTCCAACACCATGCAATTTGCACTGATGAAAATACCAGACAAAGAAAACCTAGTGTCTCTGTATGACACAAAGAAGGCCAATGGCAAAAAAGTGGCACAGCTACTTCAAAAATCACAGGTGATTCGCTCTCAGAAAGAACGGATGGTATTCAATCATCTGCCACGTTATGTCAGAAATGCTGAACAAAGCAAAGCAGAAAAATGTCTATGCTCCTGCACTGGTTCTTCTGTTATATGTGTTGATCAAATCAAGGTAAGCTTCAATGCAGAATCTGGCCTCAGCAGAAGGCCAGTTGCTCATACTTGTGGAGCTACTCTTGATTTACCATATACTTACAGTTCTTACCCAGACCTCCGCACAGACTTTGATAACATTCTGTCCAGTGATTACATTGAAATGGACATCctgtaa